The following are encoded in a window of Thiohalobacter sp. IOR34 genomic DNA:
- the ubiE gene encoding bifunctional demethylmenaquinone methyltransferase/2-methoxy-6-polyprenyl-1,4-benzoquinol methylase UbiE: MNDKQSTHFGFQQVPVEEKARRVRAVFDSVADKYDIMNDLMSLGIHRLWKRYTIEMSGVRRGHRVLDLAGGTGDLTARFARLVGREGLVVLSDINAAMLRAGRDRLLDQGIAGNVEYVLANAERLPFPDNQFDCISIAFGLRNVTDKQAALDSMYRALKPGGRALVLEFSKVTVPAFQPLYDLYSFKILPLMGKLIADDADSYRYLAESIRMHPDQETLKGMMEQAGFENCDYHNLSGGIVALHRGFKF, from the coding sequence ATGAACGACAAGCAGAGCACCCACTTCGGCTTCCAGCAGGTTCCGGTCGAGGAAAAGGCCCGGCGGGTGCGGGCGGTGTTCGACTCGGTGGCCGACAAGTACGACATCATGAACGACCTGATGTCGCTCGGCATCCACCGTCTGTGGAAGCGCTACACCATCGAGATGAGCGGCGTGCGCCGCGGCCACCGGGTGCTGGACCTGGCCGGCGGCACCGGCGATCTGACCGCGCGCTTCGCCCGACTGGTCGGCCGCGAGGGCCTGGTGGTGCTGTCCGACATCAACGCCGCCATGCTCCGCGCCGGCCGTGACCGGCTGCTCGACCAGGGCATCGCCGGCAACGTGGAATACGTGCTGGCCAACGCCGAGCGCCTGCCCTTTCCCGACAACCAGTTCGACTGCATCAGCATCGCCTTCGGCCTGCGCAACGTCACCGACAAGCAGGCCGCCCTGGATTCCATGTACCGGGCACTGAAGCCGGGCGGCCGCGCCCTGGTGCTGGAGTTCTCCAAGGTCACCGTGCCGGCCTTCCAGCCGCTGTACGATCTCTATTCCTTCAAGATCCTGCCGCTGATGGGCAAGCTGATCGCCGACGATGCCGACAGCTACCGCTATCTCGCCGAATCCATCCGCATGCACCCGGACCAGGAGACCCTGAAGGGCATGATGGAGCAGGCCGGCTTCGAGAACTGCGACTACCACAACCTGAGCGGCGGCATCGTCGCCCTGCACCGCGGCTTCAAGTTCTGA
- a CDS encoding MbcA/ParS/Xre antitoxin family protein gives MTMSAQATPDALEETAVLAQATLNAAKALGVALQDLQSIIGKHPSNIRRHGLDPASKPGELALLLIRIYRGLYALVGGDAAAMKHWMRTPNRDTGGIPAEQIRSVPGLLEVLVYLDAMRGVH, from the coding sequence ATGACCATGAGCGCCCAGGCAACTCCCGATGCCCTTGAGGAAACGGCTGTTTTGGCGCAGGCCACCTTGAATGCCGCCAAGGCGCTTGGGGTAGCTCTGCAGGACCTCCAGTCCATCATCGGCAAACACCCTTCCAACATCCGCCGCCACGGCCTGGACCCCGCAAGCAAACCGGGGGAACTGGCGCTGCTGCTGATTCGCATCTACCGCGGCTTGTATGCGCTGGTTGGAGGCGACGCGGCCGCCATGAAGCACTGGATGCGCACACCCAATCGGGATACCGGCGGCATTCCCGCGGAGCAGATCCGGTCGGTACCGGGGCTCCTGGAAGTATTGGTCTATCTCGATGCCATGCGGGGCGTTCATTAG
- a CDS encoding integron integrase — protein MQHDSRTSPFLKLVRNAIRVRHYSIRTEQAYVDWIKRFILFHGKRHPAEMGEAEVGEFLTYLAVRRKVAPSTQNQALNALVFLYRYVLGRPLGEIVNAVRAKRKQRLPVVLTHNEVRALLRHLDGEHWLGAFLMYGAGLRVMECVRLRVQDVDFDHRAILVRNGKGGKDRVVTLPDELIVPLRRYLDAVRNVHDKDLRDGFGEVWLPYALARKYPYAAREWGWQYVFLASRRSVDPRSGIERRHHIDESSLQKAVKKAVRRAGIRKPASCHTLRHSFATHLLERGMDIRTVQEQLGHKGVRTTRIYTHVLRRGGNAVVSPLGGVLDSRQQDIAYAHVI, from the coding sequence ATGCAGCATGACAGTCGCACGTCGCCTTTTCTGAAACTTGTCCGCAACGCCATCCGGGTTAGGCATTACAGTATCCGGACGGAGCAGGCGTATGTGGATTGGATCAAGCGCTTCATTTTGTTTCATGGCAAGCGGCACCCCGCTGAAATGGGGGAGGCTGAGGTGGGTGAGTTTCTCACCTATCTGGCGGTGCGGCGTAAGGTGGCGCCTTCTACGCAGAATCAGGCGCTGAATGCGCTGGTGTTTCTTTACCGGTATGTATTGGGGCGTCCGCTGGGTGAAATCGTCAACGCGGTCCGTGCAAAGAGGAAGCAGCGGTTACCGGTGGTGCTGACGCACAACGAGGTGCGCGCCCTGTTGCGGCATCTGGATGGCGAACACTGGCTGGGGGCCTTCCTCATGTATGGGGCAGGCCTGCGCGTGATGGAATGCGTTCGCCTTCGGGTACAGGATGTCGATTTCGATCACCGCGCCATTCTGGTTCGTAACGGTAAGGGCGGAAAGGACCGGGTGGTGACCCTTCCTGATGAACTGATCGTTCCGTTGCGGCGGTACCTGGACGCGGTGCGAAATGTTCACGACAAGGATCTCCGGGATGGCTTTGGCGAGGTATGGTTGCCCTATGCGCTTGCCCGGAAATATCCGTATGCGGCTAGAGAGTGGGGCTGGCAGTATGTATTTCTCGCCAGCCGGCGCAGTGTCGACCCGCGTTCCGGCATCGAACGGCGCCACCACATCGACGAGAGCAGCTTGCAGAAGGCGGTAAAAAAGGCGGTGCGGCGGGCTGGCATCCGCAAGCCGGCGAGTTGCCACACCCTGCGGCATTCATTCGCCACCCATCTTCTCGAACGCGGCATGGATATCCGTACCGTGCAGGAGCAGCTCGGTCACAAGGGTGTGCGCACTACGCGGATCTATACCCATGTGTTGCGGCGGGGTGGCAATGCGGTGGTCAGTCCTTTGGGCGGGGTGCTGGATTCACGGCAGCAGGATATTGCGTACGCACATGTTATATGA
- a CDS encoding IS66 family transposase, whose translation MPIALDQLPDDVEALKALVADQLSRNEQLTTENQRYKAQVLTLTEQLNLALARRYAASSEKLSPDQIRLFDEAEVEAEAAESDEDAVVAVPAHTRRKRGRKPLPDTLPRIEVVHELPEPDRFCPRDGARLAEIGEVSSEQLDIVPAKIRVIRHIRKQYACTCGQCIKTAPLPPQPIPKSLASPGLLAHITVSKYQDALPLYRQATILNRIGVDLPRATLANWMIQAGALVQPVINLLRDRLLAYDIVQMDETPVQVLKAPGKTARSKSYLWVQRGGPPEQRVVLYDYDPSRSQTVPKRLLEGFTGYLQTDGYDGYNAVVAAHGLTHVGCMAHARRKFHEAVQAQGKGKHKNRKGGHAHRGLALIQKLYRVEKQARTLEPKDRHAHRQRHAKPLLETLRTWLDEVLPQVPPATATGKALNYLNNEWPKLVRYLEDGRLEIDNNGAENAIRPFVVGRKNWLFSTSVKGVKASANLYSLIETAKANGLEPYAYLRRVFSELPRANTIEAIEALLPGA comes from the coding sequence ATGCCGATTGCACTGGATCAGCTGCCGGATGACGTCGAAGCCCTCAAGGCACTGGTCGCCGACCAGCTCAGCCGCAACGAACAACTCACCACGGAGAACCAGCGCTACAAGGCGCAGGTACTCACCCTCACCGAACAACTGAACCTCGCACTGGCCCGGCGCTATGCGGCCAGCAGCGAAAAACTCTCGCCCGACCAGATCCGGCTGTTCGACGAAGCCGAGGTTGAGGCCGAGGCTGCGGAGTCTGATGAAGACGCCGTCGTCGCGGTCCCCGCACACACCCGCAGGAAGCGCGGTCGCAAGCCATTACCCGACACACTGCCTCGTATCGAGGTGGTCCACGAGTTACCGGAGCCGGACCGGTTCTGCCCGCGCGATGGTGCCCGGCTGGCCGAGATCGGCGAGGTGAGTTCCGAACAGCTGGATATCGTCCCGGCGAAGATCCGTGTGATCCGGCACATCCGCAAGCAGTACGCCTGCACCTGCGGCCAGTGCATCAAGACCGCACCGCTGCCGCCCCAGCCGATCCCCAAAAGCCTGGCCTCACCGGGCCTGCTGGCGCACATCACGGTCTCGAAGTACCAGGATGCGCTGCCGCTGTACCGGCAGGCGACGATCCTGAACCGGATCGGGGTGGATCTGCCCCGGGCGACGCTGGCAAACTGGATGATCCAGGCCGGAGCGCTCGTCCAGCCGGTGATCAACCTGCTGCGAGACCGGTTGCTGGCCTATGACATCGTGCAGATGGACGAGACGCCGGTGCAGGTGCTGAAGGCACCGGGCAAGACCGCCCGGTCGAAGTCCTACCTGTGGGTGCAGCGTGGCGGGCCACCGGAGCAACGGGTGGTGCTGTACGACTACGACCCGAGCCGGAGCCAGACGGTGCCGAAGCGCCTGCTGGAGGGCTTTACGGGCTATCTGCAAACGGATGGCTATGATGGATACAATGCTGTTGTGGCGGCCCATGGCCTGACGCACGTGGGCTGCATGGCGCATGCACGGCGCAAGTTCCACGAGGCGGTGCAGGCGCAGGGCAAGGGCAAGCACAAAAACCGCAAAGGCGGCCATGCCCATCGGGGTCTGGCGCTGATCCAGAAGCTGTACCGGGTAGAAAAGCAGGCGCGCACGCTCGAACCGAAAGACCGCCATGCGCATCGGCAGCGCCACGCCAAACCCCTGCTCGAAACCCTGCGGACCTGGCTGGACGAGGTCCTGCCACAGGTACCGCCGGCCACGGCCACCGGAAAGGCGCTGAACTACCTGAACAACGAATGGCCCAAGCTAGTTCGCTACCTGGAGGACGGCCGCCTGGAGATCGACAACAACGGGGCGGAGAATGCCATCCGGCCATTCGTGGTTGGACGCAAGAACTGGCTGTTCAGCACATCCGTAAAAGGCGTGAAAGCCAGCGCCAACCTGTACTCGTTGATCGAGACGGCCAAAGCGAACGGGCTGGAGCCTTATGCCTACTTGCGGCGGGTGTTCAGCGAACTGCCCCGGGCCAATACCATTGAAGCCATCGAGGCGCTGCTGCCCGGCGCCTGA
- a CDS encoding IS630 family transposase (programmed frameshift), with protein sequence MDSKTQCKELEKRRLRAGRLLLKGVPQAEVARRVGVARSTVCGWARRLEQGGLDALRSTGLRGRPGSLDKADLRELKRILLKGALASGFATEVWTLGRVRKVLDEQFGVQLSESQVSRVLGRMGFSCQRPARRALQRDERAVREWKTKRWPALKKNAAKEGRVIVFVDESGLSERPTLVRTWAPKGQTPVIQYSFTWKQLSVIAGVSFWRFYFRLFPGTIRAPQCIEFLKALKRQIGRKLLIIWDGLQVHKSRLVRQYVEDCNGQIQIEFLPAYSPELNPVEYLFGHLKPHELGNFCPRDIGELSDYARRRLRSMQRRQKTLVTAFWKQAELPL encoded by the exons ATGGACAGCAAGACGCAATGCAAAGAGCTGGAGAAGCGGCGACTGCGGGCCGGCCGCCTTCTCTTGAAAGGCGTCCCCCAGGCGGAAGTGGCGCGACGCGTGGGAGTAGCCCGATCAACGGTCTGCGGGTGGGCCCGGCGCCTGGAACAAGGCGGATTGGATGCGCTGCGGTCGACAGGTCTGCGCGGCCGTCCGGGTTCGCTGGACAAGGCCGACCTGCGTGAGCTGAAGCGGATCCTGTTGAAAGGCGCGCTGGCCAGCGGGTTTGCCACCGAGGTCTGGACCCTGGGGCGTGTGCGGAAGGTGCTGGACGAGCAGTTCGGGGTGCAGCTGTCAGAGTCGCAGGTCTCCCGCGTGCTGGGGCGCATGGGGTTCAGCTGCCAGCGGCCGGCCCGGCGCGCCTTGCAGCGCGATGAGCGTGCGGTGCGGGAGTGGAAGACCAAGCGCTGGCCGGCACTAAAAAAAA ACGCTGCAAAAGAGGGGCGTGTGATCGTGTTTGTCGATGAATCGGGTCTGTCGGAACGGCCCACACTGGTGCGCACCTGGGCACCGAAGGGACAGACGCCTGTCATCCAGTACAGCTTCACCTGGAAGCAGCTGTCGGTGATCGCCGGGGTCAGCTTCTGGCGTTTCTACTTTCGTCTGTTCCCCGGTACGATCCGTGCCCCCCAGTGCATCGAGTTCCTCAAGGCACTCAAGCGCCAGATCGGCAGGAAGCTGCTGATCATCTGGGATGGCCTGCAGGTCCACAAGAGCCGCCTGGTCCGTCAGTATGTCGAGGATTGCAATGGGCAGATTCAGATCGAGTTCCTGCCGGCCTATTCGCCGGAGCTCAACCCGGTTGAATATCTGTTCGGGCATCTCAAACCGCATGAGCTGGGTAACTTCTGTCCCAGGGACATCGGTGAATTGAGTGACTATGCCCGGCGCAGGCTCCGTTCCATGCAGCGACGCCAGAAGACACTGGTGACCGCGTTCTGGAAACAGGCCGAGCTTCCTTTGTGA
- a CDS encoding DUF971 domain-containing protein, with protein sequence MSMHPTEIKVHTKSRTLEISFESGESFNLPAEYLRVYSPSAEVQGHGPGQGVLQVGKEDVNIENVVPVGNYGVQIYFDDNHNTGIYAWDTLYDLGKNYEQHWQDYLERLAAAGHKRRSPDEII encoded by the coding sequence ATGAGCATGCATCCCACCGAGATCAAGGTTCACACCAAGTCACGCACCCTGGAGATCAGCTTCGAGAGCGGCGAGAGCTTCAACCTGCCGGCCGAGTATCTGCGGGTCTATTCGCCCTCTGCCGAGGTCCAGGGCCACGGACCGGGCCAGGGCGTGCTGCAGGTCGGCAAAGAGGACGTCAACATCGAGAACGTGGTGCCGGTCGGCAACTACGGCGTGCAGATCTACTTCGACGACAACCACAACACCGGCATCTATGCCTGGGACACCCTCTACGACCTGGGCAAGAACTACGAGCAGCACTGGCAGGACTACCTCGAGCGGCTGGCCGCCGCCGGCCACAAGCGCCGCAGCCCGGACGAGATCATCTGA
- a CDS encoding IS4 family transposase — protein sequence MYTGKLVFAQAMDHLPLHTLRRCIQRYNGNRHVKRFSCQDQYRCMAFAQLTYRESLRDIEACLNAQSNKLYHMGIRSRVARSTLAEANEKRDWRIYADFAQSLIQIARRLYADEELGLELDNTVYALDATTIDLCLSVFPWARFRRTRAAVKLHTLLDLRGNIPSFIHISDGKLHDVNVFDLLLPEPGAFYVMDRGYTDFERLHQLHHASAFFVIRAKSNLKFRRIYSHPVDKNSGLRCDQTVALTGFYTAQYYPDRLRRIKYYDAETDKRLVFLTNNFSIPAITITELYRYRWQVELFFKWIKQHLRIKSFFGTSENAVKTQVWIAVSVYVLVAIIKKRLNIQASLYSILQILSVTAFETTSIDQLLTRCDQAISDANFSNQLNLFD from the coding sequence ATGTACACAGGCAAACTCGTGTTCGCACAGGCGATGGATCATCTGCCTTTGCACACCCTTCGGCGCTGCATCCAGCGCTACAACGGCAACCGCCACGTAAAACGCTTCAGCTGCCAGGATCAGTACCGGTGCATGGCCTTCGCACAACTCACCTACCGGGAGAGCCTGCGCGATATAGAGGCCTGCCTCAATGCCCAAAGCAACAAGCTCTACCACATGGGTATTCGCTCTCGCGTAGCCCGCAGTACCCTGGCCGAGGCCAACGAAAAACGCGACTGGCGGATCTACGCAGACTTTGCCCAGTCGCTGATCCAAATCGCACGACGGCTTTATGCCGACGAGGAACTCGGGCTCGAACTCGACAACACGGTCTACGCGCTCGACGCCACCACCATCGACCTTTGCCTGTCGGTCTTTCCCTGGGCTCGCTTCCGGCGAACCAGGGCGGCTGTCAAGCTGCATACCCTGCTCGATCTACGAGGCAATATCCCCTCGTTTATCCATATCTCCGATGGAAAACTCCACGATGTCAACGTGTTCGACCTGCTATTGCCAGAGCCCGGAGCCTTCTACGTCATGGACCGCGGCTATACAGACTTCGAGCGTCTCCATCAGCTCCACCATGCGTCGGCTTTTTTCGTCATTCGCGCCAAGTCCAACCTGAAATTCCGTCGGATCTACTCTCATCCCGTGGACAAGAACTCCGGCCTGCGTTGCGACCAAACCGTAGCGCTGACCGGGTTCTATACCGCCCAGTACTATCCCGACCGACTACGCCGGATCAAATATTACGATGCCGAGACCGACAAGCGGTTGGTCTTTCTGACCAACAACTTCAGCATTCCGGCGATCACTATCACCGAGCTTTATCGCTATCGCTGGCAGGTGGAGCTGTTCTTCAAATGGATCAAGCAGCACCTGCGAATCAAGTCGTTTTTCGGTACCTCGGAGAATGCCGTCAAGACTCAGGTCTGGATCGCCGTCTCCGTCTATGTGCTGGTCGCCATCATCAAGAAGCGTCTCAATATCCAGGCCAGCCTCTACTCGATACTACAGATTCTGAGTGTGACCGCTTTCGAAACAACATCAATAGATCAACTACTTACAAGATGCGACCAAGCAATAAGCGATGCAAATTTCAGTAACCAGTTGAATCTATTTGACTAA
- a CDS encoding type II toxin-antitoxin system RelE/ParE family toxin, translated as MQGSIIGRVLPEIGNENIRERFIYSYRLVYKIEQERILIVAVIHGKRLIENIEDRFGG; from the coding sequence ATGCAAGGCTCAATAATCGGCCGTGTGCTTCCTGAAATCGGCAATGAAAATATCCGGGAGCGTTTCATTTATAGCTATCGTTTAGTGTACAAAATAGAGCAGGAAAGAATCCTCATCGTCGCCGTAATACATGGAAAGCGTCTTATTGAGAATATCGAGGATAGATTTGGTGGGTAA
- a CDS encoding SCP2 sterol-binding domain-containing protein, with translation MSTATLFTAALEAALDGLLAADPEAAAGLTALDGKVIAVELRGLGQTLYFLPAEGRIAVMLNYEGSPDTLISGTPLALARMGLGKTGEGLFGGEVQIRGDSAVGHRFQALLASLEFDWEEWLSRLVGDAAAHQAGRLLRETGSFLQHSADTLRQDLGEYLREEARLLPTRYEIEDFMAEVDRCREDVDRLEARVKRLETRLARRQRDDA, from the coding sequence ATGAGCACCGCCACCCTGTTCACCGCCGCGCTGGAGGCGGCCCTCGACGGGCTGCTCGCCGCAGACCCGGAGGCGGCCGCCGGCCTCACGGCCCTCGACGGCAAGGTGATCGCCGTGGAGCTGCGCGGCCTCGGCCAGACCCTCTACTTCCTGCCGGCGGAGGGCCGCATCGCGGTGATGCTCAACTACGAGGGCAGCCCCGACACCCTGATCAGCGGCACCCCCCTGGCGCTGGCGCGGATGGGACTCGGCAAGACCGGCGAGGGCCTGTTCGGCGGCGAGGTGCAGATCCGCGGCGACAGCGCCGTCGGTCACCGCTTCCAGGCCCTGCTCGCCAGCCTCGAGTTCGACTGGGAGGAATGGCTGTCGCGCCTGGTGGGCGACGCCGCCGCCCACCAGGCCGGCCGGCTGCTGCGCGAGACCGGCAGCTTCCTGCAGCACAGTGCCGACACCCTGCGCCAGGACCTCGGCGAATACCTGCGCGAGGAGGCCCGGCTGCTGCCGACCCGCTACGAGATCGAGGACTTCATGGCCGAGGTGGACCGCTGCCGCGAGGACGTCGACCGGCTGGAGGCGCGGGTCAAGCGGCTCGAGACGCGGCTCGCCCGGCGGCAACGGGACGACGCCTGA
- the tnpB gene encoding IS66 family insertion sequence element accessory protein TnpB (TnpB, as the term is used for proteins encoded by IS66 family insertion elements, is considered an accessory protein, since TnpC, encoded by a neighboring gene, is a DDE family transposase.), whose translation MMRPSNDLPVVYLCRDVVDFRKGINGLAVLVEEVLALDPFSEQLFVFCNRRRDKVKILYWERNGFCLWHKRLERDRFKWPRKVDAEVITLTGQQLNWLLDGYDVMRLQPHERLHYRSVL comes from the coding sequence ATGATGCGGCCCTCGAACGACCTGCCCGTTGTGTACCTGTGCCGGGACGTGGTCGACTTCCGCAAGGGGATCAACGGTCTGGCGGTGCTGGTAGAAGAGGTCCTGGCGCTGGATCCGTTCTCCGAGCAGCTGTTCGTGTTCTGCAACCGGCGGCGGGACAAGGTCAAGATCCTGTACTGGGAACGCAACGGCTTCTGCCTGTGGCACAAGCGCCTGGAGCGGGACCGCTTCAAGTGGCCGCGCAAGGTGGATGCGGAGGTCATCACGCTGACCGGCCAGCAACTGAACTGGCTGCTGGACGGTTACGATGTCATGCGCCTCCAGCCGCATGAACGGTTGCACTATCGCAGTGTTTTGTAG
- the ubiB gene encoding ubiquinone biosynthesis regulatory protein kinase UbiB, which produces MLSPGQLWRVLYINLVLVRNGLDEIIFATHLFRPVRYLLYLLPWNWLPRKRRPRGERIRQALEELGPIFVKFGQILSTRRDLLPDDIADELASLQDRVPPFPGEQARALIERELGHPVGELFAAFDETPLASASIAQVHTATLHSGEQVVVKVLRPGIERVIRRDVSLLYYVAAMAQRYSRDARRLRPVEVVREFETTILDELDLLREAANASQLRRNFLDSPMLYVPEVHWPLCRRSVMVIERISGTPISDIEALRRQGVDFKLLAERGVEIFFTQVFRHNFFHADMHPGNIFVAEDSRYIAVDFGIMGTLSPEDQRYLAENLLAFFRRDYHRVAELHVESEWVPRDTRVDEFESAIRTVCEPIFERPLKDISFGQLLLRLFQTARRFDMEVQPQLVLLQKTLLNIEGLGRQLYPDLDLWSTAKPFLERWMSEQVGARAFARNLKQSLPTWAETLPELPELLHSTLQKAANGRLELQWSSKELDRLREEMRRANRRTVSAITGSALVVSAAVIYGLDGFAPLMVGGAPLLTWMLGGAGAMLLLSAWSGED; this is translated from the coding sequence ATGCTCAGTCCCGGACAACTGTGGCGCGTGCTGTACATCAACCTGGTGCTGGTCCGCAACGGGCTGGACGAGATCATCTTCGCCACCCACCTGTTCCGGCCGGTCCGCTACCTGCTCTATCTGCTGCCCTGGAACTGGCTGCCGCGCAAGCGCCGGCCGCGCGGCGAACGCATCCGCCAGGCACTCGAGGAACTGGGGCCCATCTTCGTCAAGTTCGGGCAGATCCTCTCCACCCGCCGTGACCTGCTGCCGGACGACATCGCCGACGAGCTGGCCAGTCTGCAGGACCGGGTGCCGCCCTTCCCCGGCGAACAGGCGCGGGCGCTGATCGAACGCGAACTCGGCCACCCGGTCGGCGAGCTGTTCGCCGCCTTCGACGAGACACCACTGGCCTCGGCCTCCATCGCCCAGGTGCACACCGCCACCCTGCACAGCGGCGAGCAGGTGGTGGTCAAGGTGCTGCGCCCGGGCATCGAGCGGGTCATCCGTCGCGACGTCTCGCTGCTCTACTACGTGGCCGCCATGGCCCAGCGCTACTCGCGCGACGCGCGGCGCCTGCGGCCGGTGGAGGTGGTACGCGAGTTCGAGACCACCATCCTCGACGAGCTGGACCTGCTGCGCGAGGCGGCCAACGCCTCCCAACTGCGGCGCAACTTCCTGGATTCACCCATGCTCTACGTGCCCGAGGTGCACTGGCCGCTGTGCCGGCGCAGCGTGATGGTCATCGAGCGCATCAGCGGCACGCCGATCAGCGACATCGAGGCGCTGCGTCGCCAGGGGGTGGACTTCAAGCTGCTCGCCGAACGCGGCGTGGAAATCTTCTTCACCCAGGTGTTCCGCCACAACTTCTTCCACGCCGACATGCACCCGGGCAACATCTTCGTCGCCGAGGACAGCCGCTACATCGCCGTCGACTTCGGCATCATGGGCACCCTGAGTCCCGAGGACCAGCGCTATCTGGCGGAGAACCTGCTGGCCTTCTTCCGCCGCGACTACCACCGGGTCGCCGAGCTGCACGTGGAATCGGAATGGGTACCGCGCGACACCCGGGTGGACGAGTTCGAATCGGCGATCCGCACCGTCTGCGAGCCGATCTTCGAACGCCCCCTGAAGGACATCTCCTTCGGCCAGCTGCTGCTGCGCCTGTTCCAGACCGCGCGCCGCTTCGACATGGAGGTGCAGCCGCAACTGGTGCTGCTGCAGAAGACCCTGCTCAACATCGAGGGCCTGGGCCGCCAGCTCTACCCGGACCTCGACCTGTGGTCGACCGCCAAGCCCTTCCTGGAACGCTGGATGAGCGAGCAGGTCGGCGCCCGCGCCTTCGCCCGCAACCTCAAGCAGAGCCTGCCAACCTGGGCCGAGACCCTGCCGGAACTGCCCGAGCTGCTGCACAGCACCCTGCAGAAGGCCGCCAACGGCCGCCTGGAACTGCAATGGTCCTCAAAGGAACTGGACCGGCTGCGCGAGGAGATGCGCCGCGCCAACCGGCGCACCGTCTCCGCCATCACCGGCAGCGCGCTGGTGGTCTCCGCGGCCGTGATCTACGGCCTGGACGGCTTCGCCCCGCTGATGGTCGGCGGCGCACCGCTGCTGACCTGGATGCTGGGCGGTGCCGGCGCCATGCTGCTGCTGAGCGCCTGGTCGGGGGAGGACTGA